The following proteins come from a genomic window of Candidatus Paceibacterota bacterium:
- a CDS encoding ScpA family protein: MGNNQYLEEMAFLGYISRMIGATYQVKTAVFEGPLDLLLQLIEKRKLLINDIALSKVADDYIAYIKGLGQFPVGEAAHFVLIASTLLLIKSKSLLPTLELTEEERGDIRDLELRLKIYQRFKALATMIRPKLGATPLFLSEPRPTAPIFSPSADITLESLLGAIHNTLQNLPKKQFVPKAVVDKVISLEEMIGNLTQRISRNLKMSFKEFSGFGKAGKVNIIVGFLAMLELVKQGSIQVRQERQFDDIFMETNHVGLPTYN; encoded by the coding sequence ATGGGAAATAATCAATATCTTGAGGAAATGGCCTTTTTGGGTTATATTTCAAGGATGATTGGCGCAACCTATCAGGTGAAAACCGCTGTTTTTGAAGGCCCTTTAGACCTGCTCCTGCAATTGATTGAGAAGCGTAAGCTGCTGATTAATGATATCGCCCTTTCGAAAGTAGCTGACGACTATATTGCCTATATTAAAGGCCTGGGACAATTTCCGGTCGGGGAGGCGGCCCACTTTGTCCTGATTGCTTCGACACTTTTGCTTATCAAGTCGAAATCGCTTCTGCCGACCCTGGAGCTAACCGAAGAAGAGCGGGGTGACATCAGAGATTTGGAATTGCGACTTAAGATTTATCAACGCTTCAAAGCCTTGGCAACCATGATTCGGCCCAAACTTGGAGCCACACCATTATTTTTATCAGAGCCTCGACCAACAGCTCCGATTTTTTCGCCAAGCGCCGACATTACTCTGGAATCCTTGCTTGGCGCCATTCATAACACCCTACAAAACTTGCCAAAGAAGCAATTTGTACCCAAGGCGGTTGTCGACAAAGTTATCAGCCTTGAAGAAATGATCGGCAACCTAACCCAACGAATCAGTAGGAATCTGAAAATGAGCTTTAAGGAATTCTCCGGTTTCGGCAAAGCCGGGAAAGTTAATATCATCGTCGGTTTTTTGGCAATGCTCGAGCTCGTCAAGCAGGGTAGCATCCAGGTCAGACAAGAAAGACAGTTCGATGACATTTTTATGGAGACCAATCACGTCGGCTTACCAACTTATAATTAA